From the Ruminiclostridium josui JCM 17888 genome, one window contains:
- a CDS encoding ATP-dependent Clp protease ATP-binding subunit, with product MYQRFTEKAERAIGFSQQAAVDLGHNYVGTEHILLGLVKEGTGVAARVLQAQGINEEKIIKEIEELIGKGDAEGMQPVGFTPRTKRVLELAFKEARRMGQGYIGTEHLLLGIMKEGESVAVRIMMDLGVDPQKLLNELVKILTEESPGSNGSAKSGSSNSNTPTLNQFGRDLTDMARDGKIDPVIGRDKEIERVIQILSRRTKNNPCLIGEPGVGKTAIAEGLAQKIVEGNIPEILSDKRVVTLDLSSMVAGAKYRGEFEDRLKKAMEEIRKATNVILFIDELHTIVGAGAAEGAIDASNILKPSLARGEIQVIGATTLNEYRKHIEKDAALERRFQPITVGEPSKEEAVEILKGVRDKYEAHHRVKITDAALEAAVKLGDRYITDRFLPDKAIDLIDEAASRIRLKTFTAPPDLKEMEEKVERLGKEKEDAIRCQEFEKAARIRDEEQKLKNDLEKIRDQWHQKNQTKTDTVTEDDIADIVASWTGIPVKRLAEEESERLLKLEETLHKRVIGQEEAVKSISKAIRRGRVGLKDPKRPVGSFIFMGPTGVGKTELCKALAEAMFGDEKSMIRVDMSEFMEKHSVSKLVGSPPGYVGYDEGGQLTERVRRKPYSVLLFDEIEKAHPDIFNILLQILEDGRLTDSQGRVVDFRNTIIIMTSNVGARTITEPKRLGFSASNDESAKNYEDMKNNVMSELKKMFRPEFLNRIDDIIVFHPLSKENIKEIVRLMLDVLVNRLKANEITMEVSEETMDYLAQKGFDPVFGARPLRRAIQSMVEDKLAEEMLEGKVKAGDSIKIDLDEENIIVNKK from the coding sequence ATGTATCAACGTTTTACAGAAAAGGCAGAGAGAGCGATAGGGTTTTCCCAGCAAGCTGCTGTAGATTTGGGACATAATTATGTGGGTACTGAACATATACTTTTGGGACTAGTAAAAGAAGGAACTGGTGTTGCAGCCAGAGTGTTACAAGCTCAGGGGATAAACGAAGAAAAAATTATTAAAGAGATTGAAGAACTTATTGGCAAGGGAGATGCTGAAGGTATGCAGCCTGTGGGCTTTACCCCTAGAACCAAAAGAGTGCTTGAACTTGCTTTTAAAGAGGCAAGAAGGATGGGACAAGGATATATTGGAACAGAACATCTTCTTCTTGGGATTATGAAAGAGGGAGAAAGTGTTGCTGTCAGGATTATGATGGATTTGGGAGTAGACCCTCAAAAACTTCTCAATGAACTTGTGAAAATTCTTACAGAAGAATCTCCTGGCTCTAATGGTTCAGCAAAGAGTGGCAGTTCAAACTCAAATACTCCAACACTGAACCAATTTGGCAGAGATTTAACGGATATGGCAAGAGACGGAAAAATTGATCCTGTTATAGGACGTGACAAGGAAATAGAGAGAGTTATTCAGATTCTTAGCAGAAGAACTAAAAACAATCCATGTTTAATAGGTGAGCCGGGTGTTGGTAAAACTGCTATTGCAGAAGGTCTGGCCCAAAAAATTGTTGAAGGCAATATTCCAGAGATTTTGAGCGACAAAAGGGTTGTAACTCTTGATTTATCCTCAATGGTTGCAGGTGCAAAGTATAGGGGAGAATTTGAAGACAGACTCAAAAAGGCAATGGAAGAAATACGAAAGGCCACAAACGTAATATTGTTTATTGATGAGCTGCATACTATTGTTGGTGCAGGAGCAGCTGAAGGTGCCATTGATGCTTCAAACATACTGAAACCATCTCTTGCAAGAGGTGAAATTCAGGTTATCGGTGCTACAACCTTAAATGAGTACAGAAAACATATAGAAAAGGATGCAGCCTTGGAAAGAAGATTTCAGCCTATAACTGTAGGTGAGCCTTCAAAGGAAGAGGCCGTAGAAATACTAAAGGGTGTTCGTGATAAATACGAAGCACACCACAGAGTAAAGATTACTGACGCTGCACTCGAAGCCGCAGTTAAGCTTGGAGACAGATATATAACAGATAGATTCCTGCCTGACAAGGCAATTGACTTAATTGACGAGGCGGCTTCAAGAATAAGACTGAAAACCTTTACTGCTCCTCCTGATTTAAAGGAAATGGAGGAGAAGGTTGAAAGGCTTGGTAAAGAGAAGGAAGATGCCATTAGGTGTCAGGAGTTTGAAAAAGCAGCAAGAATAAGAGATGAAGAACAAAAGCTTAAAAATGACCTTGAAAAAATAAGGGATCAATGGCACCAAAAGAATCAAACAAAAACAGATACAGTTACAGAAGATGACATAGCTGATATTGTTGCTAGCTGGACTGGAATACCTGTAAAACGATTAGCTGAGGAAGAATCCGAGAGACTATTAAAATTGGAAGAAACTCTTCATAAGCGAGTAATTGGTCAGGAGGAGGCTGTTAAATCCATATCAAAGGCTATCAGAAGAGGACGTGTTGGACTGAAAGACCCAAAACGCCCGGTTGGCTCATTCATATTCATGGGTCCTACGGGAGTTGGTAAGACTGAACTCTGCAAAGCATTGGCTGAGGCGATGTTCGGAGATGAGAAGTCAATGATTCGTGTTGATATGTCCGAGTTCATGGAAAAGCACAGTGTATCAAAACTGGTTGGTTCACCTCCAGGCTATGTTGGCTATGACGAGGGAGGTCAGCTTACTGAAAGAGTCAGAAGAAAGCCCTACTCAGTACTTCTGTTTGACGAAATAGAAAAGGCTCACCCTGATATTTTCAATATACTTTTGCAAATACTGGAAGATGGAAGACTTACTGATTCACAGGGACGTGTGGTGGATTTTAGAAATACCATTATAATCATGACCTCAAATGTGGGTGCAAGAACTATTACTGAGCCAAAGAGACTTGGTTTCTCAGCTTCAAATGATGAGAGTGCAAAAAATTATGAGGATATGAAGAACAATGTAATGAGTGAACTCAAAAAGATGTTCAGACCAGAGTTCCTTAATAGAATTGATGACATAATAGTTTTCCACCCGTTAAGTAAGGAAAACATAAAAGAAATTGTACGTCTCATGCTGGATGTTCTTGTAAACAGACTAAAGGCTAATGAAATAACAATGGAAGTAAGTGAAGAGACTATGGACTATCTGGCCCAAAAAGGCTTTGATCCTGTATTTGGAGCAAGACCTTTAAGACGTGCTATACAAAGCATGGTGGAGGATAAACTTGCGGAAGAAATGCTGGAAGGTAAGGTTAAAGCCGGAGATAGTATTAAGATAGACTTAGATGAAGAAAATATTATTGTTAATAAGAAATAA